Proteins from a single region of Festucalex cinctus isolate MCC-2025b chromosome 19, RoL_Fcin_1.0, whole genome shotgun sequence:
- the LOC144006995 gene encoding venom phosphodiesterase CdcPDE isoform X5 yields MAEKYTDHVFFLPVYRSGTVDIKSVAVLSVCLLTLILGLGLGLGLELRTCRDRVAPHTSCRNRCYQPYDGDVPGCRCDAACQDSATCCHDYHDLCKAPGELWECTRLRCGESRLPASRCHCSDDCAANLDCCSNYRHVCHGQSQWVEDECDDMSRPSCPPGVGRQPLLLVSLDGLRADYLRLWSALVPVLDKLRKCGTSTPYMQSAFPTKTFPNHYTIVTGLYPESNGLIDNVMYDPVMDAVFTLSGPEKENPDWYLGQPIWHTAKYQGLKAGTFFWPGSDVKINGSYPDIHRPYDGKIPFEERVLTLLKWLQLPERQRPDFYTLYLEEPDKSGHRFGPVSGGVAQSIKGVDKMMGQLMNGLKQAGLHRCVNLLVVADHGMEESSCERKENLQDFLGDTSDYMVTEGPFGRIRPTNKDAHLLPAQLVANLTCRRATQKLRPYLKRHLPKRLHFANSRRIEDVNVLVEPKWLLERSPGSLRFCSGGQHGYDNDVASMHAMFVAHGPKFTSGAQVEPFANIELYNLMCDALQISPAANNGTHGSLNHMLRQPFHRPRRPQEQNAPAECRLGGLRPQDRLNCSCPGMSEDAETAANRRLNMTSAEEASSRRNHLPFGRPRSLGPAQRYCVLHQEAFVSGYSLDLKMALWSSFSMDAPRNPEAPLAPVGPECLRADVRIPPSDSRRCDGYSAFRRAFLYPPGLSPAEAERHDALLSSHVVPMYPHFHRIWAYLHGTLLKRYAAAYNGVNVLTGPAFDYDLDGRPDPPQLIRRWASPTNVSVPTHYFAVLSSCRDAGQALGECDGPLRAVAFLLPHRPDNSENCKSAEDEASWVEDHIWFHQARVRDVEWITGLDFYQDSQRPLPELLQLKTRPTAANQKP; encoded by the exons atggccgaaaagtacacggaccaTGTTTTCTTTCTTCCCGTTTATCGATCTGGAACTG TCGACATCAAGTCG GTGGCGGTGTTGTCGGTGTGTCTGCTGACGCTGATCCTAGGACTGGGCCTGGGACTGGGTCTGGAACTGCGGACGTGTCGTGACCGAG TGGCGCCGCACACGTCGTGCAGGAACCGCTGCTACCAGCCGTACGACGGCGACGTGCCCGGCTGCAGGTGCGACGCCGCCTGCCAGGACAGCGCCACCTGTTGCCATGACTACCACGACCTCTGCAAAGCCCCCG GTGAACTGTGGGAGTGCACGCGCCTGCGCTGCGGCGAGAGCAGGCTTCCCGCCAGCAGGTGTCACTGTTCGGACGACTGCGCCGCCAACCTGGACTGCTGCAGCAACTACCGACACGTCTGCCACG GACAAAGCCAGTGGGTGGAAGACGAGTGCGACGACATGTCACGCCCATCCTGTCCACCGGG CGTCGGGCGCCAGCCGCTGCTTCTGGTGTCCCTGGACGGCCTGCGAGCCGACTACCTGCGGCTGTGGAGCGCGCTCGTCCCCGTTCTGGACAAACTGC GCAAATGTGGGACGTCAACGCCGTACATGCAGTCAGCTTTTCCCACCAAGACCTTCCCCAACCACTACACCATCGTCACG GGTTTGTACCCCGAGTCCAACGGTTTGATCGACAACGTGATGTACGATCCGGTGATGGACGCCGTTTTCACCTTGTCGGGTCCGGAGAAGGAGAACCCGGACTGGTACCTGGGACAGCCG ATTTGGCACACGGCCAAGTACCAGGGCCTGAAGGCGGGAACTTTCTTCTGGCCCGGATCGGACGTGAAAATAAACGGCAGCTACCCGGACATCCACCGGCCGTACGACGG GAAAATCCCCTTCGAGGAGCGAGTGCTGACGCTGTTGAAGTGGCTCCAGCTGCCGGAGCGGCAACG GCCGGACTTCTACACGCTCTACCTGGAGGAACCCGACAAATCGGGACACCGCTTCGGCCCCGTCAGCGGCGGG GTGGCGCAGTCCATCAAAGGCGTGGACAAGATGATGGGTCAGCTGATGAACGGACTCAAGCAGGCGGGACTTCACCGATGCGTCAACCTGCTGGTGGTGGCCGATCACG GCATGGAGGAGAGCAGCTGCGAGCGCaaggaaaacctgcaggactttctGGGGGACACCAGCGACTACATGGTCACCGAGGGCCCCTTCGGACGCATCCGGCCCACCAACAAGGACGCCCACT TGCTCCCAGCTCAACTCGTTGCCAACCTGACG TGCCGGCGCGCGACGCAGAAGCTGCGCCCGTACCTGAAGCGCCACCTGCCCAAACGGCTTCACTTCGCCAACAGCCGGCGCATCGAAGACGTCAACGTGCTGGTGGAGCCCAAATGGCTGCTGGAGAG gtCTCCGGGCTCGCTGCGCTTCTGCTCGGGCGGCCAGCACGGCTACGACAACGACGTGGCGAGCATGCAC GCCATGTTTGTCGCGCACGGGCCAAAGTTCACCTCCGGCGCGCAAGTGGAACCCTTCGCCAACATCGAGCTCTACAACCTCATGTGCG ACGCGCTGCAGATCTCGCCGGCCGCCAACAACGGGACGCACGGCAGCCTCAACCACATGCTGCGACAGCCCTTCCACCGGCCGCGCCGGCCGCAGGAGCAGAACGCGCCGGCCGAGTGCCGCCTCGGCGGTCTGCGGCCGCAGGACCGCCTCAACTGTTCCTGTCCTGGCATG AGCGAAGACGCGGAGACGGCCGCCAACCGCCGCCTCAACATGACGTCTGCTGAAG AGGCGTCCTCGCGGCGGAATCACCTGCCGTTCGGCCGCCCTCGCTCGCTGGGGCCCGCCCAGCGTTACTGCGTCCTCCACCAGGAGGCCTTCGTCAGCGGCTACAGCCTGGACCTGAAGATGGCGCTGTGGAGCTCCTTCAGCATGGACGCGCCG CGAAACCCTGAGGCGCCGCTGGCGCCGGTGGGCCCCGAGTGCCTGCGGGCCGACGTCCGAATCCCGCCGTCCGACAGCCGGCGTTGCGACGGCTACAGCGCCTTCCGCCGCGCCTTCCTCTACCCGCCCG GCCTGAGCCCGGCGGAGGCGGAGCGGCACGACGCCCTGCTGAGCAGCCACGTGGTGCCCATGTACCCGCATTTTCACA GAATCTGGGCCTACTTGCACGGCACGCTGCTCAAGAGGTACGCGGCCGCCTACAACGGCGTCAACGTGCTGACGGGACCCGCCTTCGACTACGACCTGGACGGACGTCCGGACCCGCCCCAACTCATCAGGCG GTGGGCGAGCCCGACCAACGTGTCCGTGCCCACGCATTACTTTGCCGTGCTGAGCAGCTGCCGCGACGCCGGCCAGGCGCTCGGGGAATGTGACGGGCCGCTGCGCGCCGTGGCCTTCCTGCTGCCTCACAGACCCGACAACTCGGAAAACTGCAAG AGCGCCGAGGATGAAGCTTCTTGGGTGGAAGATCACATTTGGTTCCACCAAGCGCGAGTGCGAGACGTGGAGTGGATCACGGGACTGGACTTTTACCAGGACAGTCAGCGACCGCTCCCTGAGCTGCTGCAGCTCAAGACCCGCCCCACAGCCGCCAATCAAAAGCCTTGA
- the LOC144006995 gene encoding venom phosphodiesterase CdcPDE isoform X4, translated as MFSFFPFIDLELVAVLSVCLLTLILGLGLGLGLELRTCRDRVAPHTSCRNRCYQPYDGDVPGCRCDAACQDSATCCHDYHDLCKAPGELWECTRLRCGESRLPASRCHCSDDCAANLDCCSNYRHVCHGQSQWVEDECDDMSRPSCPPGVGRQPLLLVSLDGLRADYLRLWSALVPVLDKLRKCGTSTPYMQSAFPTKTFPNHYTIVTGLYPESNGLIDNVMYDPVMDAVFTLSGPEKENPDWYLGQPIWHTAKYQGLKAGTFFWPGSDVKINGSYPDIHRPYDGKIPFEERVLTLLKWLQLPERQRPDFYTLYLEEPDKSGHRFGPVSGGVAQSIKGVDKMMGQLMNGLKQAGLHRCVNLLVVADHGMEESSCERKENLQDFLGDTSDYMVTEGPFGRIRPTNKDAHLLPAQLVANLTCRRATQKLRPYLKRHLPKRLHFANSRRIEDVNVLVEPKWLLERSPGSLRFCSGGQHGYDNDVASMHAMFVAHGPKFTSGAQVEPFANIELYNLMCDALQISPAANNGTHGSLNHMLRQPFHRPRRPQEQNAPAECRLGGLRPQDRLNCSCPGMSEDAETAANRRLNMTSAEGEPASGVRPASVRSLVNFCGVALPAEASSRRNHLPFGRPRSLGPAQRYCVLHQEAFVSGYSLDLKMALWSSFSMDAPRNPEAPLAPVGPECLRADVRIPPSDSRRCDGYSAFRRAFLYPPGLSPAEAERHDALLSSHVVPMYPHFHRIWAYLHGTLLKRYAAAYNGVNVLTGPAFDYDLDGRPDPPQLIRRWASPTNVSVPTHYFAVLSSCRDAGQALGECDGPLRAVAFLLPHRPDNSENCKSAEDEASWVEDHIWFHQARVRDVEWITGLDFYQDSQRPLPELLQLKTRPTAANQKP; from the exons aTGTTTTCTTTCTTCCCGTTTATCGATCTGGAACTG GTGGCGGTGTTGTCGGTGTGTCTGCTGACGCTGATCCTAGGACTGGGCCTGGGACTGGGTCTGGAACTGCGGACGTGTCGTGACCGAG TGGCGCCGCACACGTCGTGCAGGAACCGCTGCTACCAGCCGTACGACGGCGACGTGCCCGGCTGCAGGTGCGACGCCGCCTGCCAGGACAGCGCCACCTGTTGCCATGACTACCACGACCTCTGCAAAGCCCCCG GTGAACTGTGGGAGTGCACGCGCCTGCGCTGCGGCGAGAGCAGGCTTCCCGCCAGCAGGTGTCACTGTTCGGACGACTGCGCCGCCAACCTGGACTGCTGCAGCAACTACCGACACGTCTGCCACG GACAAAGCCAGTGGGTGGAAGACGAGTGCGACGACATGTCACGCCCATCCTGTCCACCGGG CGTCGGGCGCCAGCCGCTGCTTCTGGTGTCCCTGGACGGCCTGCGAGCCGACTACCTGCGGCTGTGGAGCGCGCTCGTCCCCGTTCTGGACAAACTGC GCAAATGTGGGACGTCAACGCCGTACATGCAGTCAGCTTTTCCCACCAAGACCTTCCCCAACCACTACACCATCGTCACG GGTTTGTACCCCGAGTCCAACGGTTTGATCGACAACGTGATGTACGATCCGGTGATGGACGCCGTTTTCACCTTGTCGGGTCCGGAGAAGGAGAACCCGGACTGGTACCTGGGACAGCCG ATTTGGCACACGGCCAAGTACCAGGGCCTGAAGGCGGGAACTTTCTTCTGGCCCGGATCGGACGTGAAAATAAACGGCAGCTACCCGGACATCCACCGGCCGTACGACGG GAAAATCCCCTTCGAGGAGCGAGTGCTGACGCTGTTGAAGTGGCTCCAGCTGCCGGAGCGGCAACG GCCGGACTTCTACACGCTCTACCTGGAGGAACCCGACAAATCGGGACACCGCTTCGGCCCCGTCAGCGGCGGG GTGGCGCAGTCCATCAAAGGCGTGGACAAGATGATGGGTCAGCTGATGAACGGACTCAAGCAGGCGGGACTTCACCGATGCGTCAACCTGCTGGTGGTGGCCGATCACG GCATGGAGGAGAGCAGCTGCGAGCGCaaggaaaacctgcaggactttctGGGGGACACCAGCGACTACATGGTCACCGAGGGCCCCTTCGGACGCATCCGGCCCACCAACAAGGACGCCCACT TGCTCCCAGCTCAACTCGTTGCCAACCTGACG TGCCGGCGCGCGACGCAGAAGCTGCGCCCGTACCTGAAGCGCCACCTGCCCAAACGGCTTCACTTCGCCAACAGCCGGCGCATCGAAGACGTCAACGTGCTGGTGGAGCCCAAATGGCTGCTGGAGAG gtCTCCGGGCTCGCTGCGCTTCTGCTCGGGCGGCCAGCACGGCTACGACAACGACGTGGCGAGCATGCAC GCCATGTTTGTCGCGCACGGGCCAAAGTTCACCTCCGGCGCGCAAGTGGAACCCTTCGCCAACATCGAGCTCTACAACCTCATGTGCG ACGCGCTGCAGATCTCGCCGGCCGCCAACAACGGGACGCACGGCAGCCTCAACCACATGCTGCGACAGCCCTTCCACCGGCCGCGCCGGCCGCAGGAGCAGAACGCGCCGGCCGAGTGCCGCCTCGGCGGTCTGCGGCCGCAGGACCGCCTCAACTGTTCCTGTCCTGGCATG AGCGAAGACGCGGAGACGGCCGCCAACCGCCGCCTCAACATGACGTCTGCTGAAGGTGAGCCGGCGTCCGGC GTCCGGCCGGCGTCCGTCCGGTCCCTCGTCAACTTTTGCGGTGTGGCGCTTCCCGCAGAGGCGTCCTCGCGGCGGAATCACCTGCCGTTCGGCCGCCCTCGCTCGCTGGGGCCCGCCCAGCGTTACTGCGTCCTCCACCAGGAGGCCTTCGTCAGCGGCTACAGCCTGGACCTGAAGATGGCGCTGTGGAGCTCCTTCAGCATGGACGCGCCG CGAAACCCTGAGGCGCCGCTGGCGCCGGTGGGCCCCGAGTGCCTGCGGGCCGACGTCCGAATCCCGCCGTCCGACAGCCGGCGTTGCGACGGCTACAGCGCCTTCCGCCGCGCCTTCCTCTACCCGCCCG GCCTGAGCCCGGCGGAGGCGGAGCGGCACGACGCCCTGCTGAGCAGCCACGTGGTGCCCATGTACCCGCATTTTCACA GAATCTGGGCCTACTTGCACGGCACGCTGCTCAAGAGGTACGCGGCCGCCTACAACGGCGTCAACGTGCTGACGGGACCCGCCTTCGACTACGACCTGGACGGACGTCCGGACCCGCCCCAACTCATCAGGCG GTGGGCGAGCCCGACCAACGTGTCCGTGCCCACGCATTACTTTGCCGTGCTGAGCAGCTGCCGCGACGCCGGCCAGGCGCTCGGGGAATGTGACGGGCCGCTGCGCGCCGTGGCCTTCCTGCTGCCTCACAGACCCGACAACTCGGAAAACTGCAAG AGCGCCGAGGATGAAGCTTCTTGGGTGGAAGATCACATTTGGTTCCACCAAGCGCGAGTGCGAGACGTGGAGTGGATCACGGGACTGGACTTTTACCAGGACAGTCAGCGACCGCTCCCTGAGCTGCTGCAGCTCAAGACCCGCCCCACAGCCGCCAATCAAAAGCCTTGA